A single window of Flavobacterium aestivum DNA harbors:
- a CDS encoding chloride channel protein, with protein sequence MLKKIISKVENIIALSQSVLSPKQFIFLSSVLVGISSAFAVIVLKTFAHWVFTFATYVTIHATFFKLGLLKVMLPVIGIVLTVFVVKRFLGGTIEKGTSQILYAVAKKASIIPEKQMYAQIVTSSLTVGLGGSAGLESPIVITGAAFGSNYAQKYSLNYKDRTMLIGCGVAAGIAAAFNAPIAGVLFAVEVLLVDVSISAFTPIMIAAATGALVSAMVLDETILLNFTGKQTFNYHNIPYYILLGIITGFVAIFYARNFQNTEHFFSRLKISPYKKAFFGASILALLIFIFPTLFGEGYESIRTLSDSDPGELLENTLFSEFRNNSWALLAFVGCALMLKAYATGITLGSGGNGGSFAPSLFLGSYVGFFFSKLLNLTGLTNLPISNFTMVGMAGILSGLFHAPLTAIFLIAEITGGYGLMIPLMIVASISFAISKAFEKHSLDVKGLAKKGHVFTSNKDSNVLSTLDTNSIIQTDYLTVFPDENLERLVDLISHSNQVIFAVINEENKLLGIVHFNDIREIIFNQYRVKYTLIKEIMKTPIDVIYPADSMETVMDKFEATKVAFLPVLKNGIYYGFISKSVALETYRTKLKSMIIE encoded by the coding sequence ATGCTTAAAAAGATAATTTCAAAAGTAGAGAATATAATTGCCTTATCGCAATCCGTTTTAAGTCCAAAGCAATTTATCTTTTTATCAAGTGTTTTGGTTGGTATTTCATCAGCATTTGCCGTAATTGTTTTAAAAACATTTGCTCACTGGGTTTTTACATTTGCTACTTATGTAACCATACATGCAACCTTTTTTAAATTAGGCCTCCTAAAAGTAATGTTACCGGTAATTGGTATTGTACTTACAGTATTTGTAGTAAAACGATTTTTAGGAGGCACAATTGAAAAAGGAACTTCACAGATTTTATATGCCGTAGCCAAAAAAGCAAGTATTATTCCAGAAAAACAAATGTATGCCCAAATTGTAACCAGTTCGCTTACCGTCGGACTTGGGGGTTCTGCAGGACTTGAAAGTCCAATTGTGATTACAGGAGCTGCATTCGGCTCTAATTATGCCCAAAAATACAGTTTAAATTACAAGGACAGAACAATGCTTATTGGCTGTGGAGTTGCAGCGGGAATAGCCGCCGCATTTAATGCTCCAATTGCAGGAGTTTTGTTTGCTGTAGAAGTATTACTTGTAGACGTAAGCATTTCCGCATTTACACCAATTATGATTGCTGCTGCAACCGGAGCATTAGTATCTGCAATGGTTTTGGATGAAACAATCTTATTGAATTTTACAGGAAAACAAACTTTTAATTATCATAATATCCCTTACTACATTCTTTTAGGGATTATTACTGGATTTGTAGCTATTTTTTATGCCCGAAATTTTCAAAATACAGAGCATTTTTTTAGTCGACTCAAAATTTCACCCTATAAAAAAGCATTCTTTGGGGCATCAATTTTAGCTCTTTTAATTTTTATTTTCCCAACACTTTTTGGAGAAGGATATGAAAGTATAAGAACTTTATCCGATAGTGACCCCGGTGAATTATTAGAAAACACACTTTTTAGTGAATTTAGAAATAACAGTTGGGCTTTATTAGCATTTGTAGGTTGTGCTTTAATGCTTAAAGCTTATGCTACAGGAATTACCCTAGGAAGTGGTGGTAATGGAGGTAGCTTTGCTCCTTCTCTATTTTTAGGTTCTTATGTCGGCTTTTTCTTCTCAAAACTATTGAATTTAACAGGCTTAACCAATTTACCTATTAGTAATTTTACAATGGTTGGCATGGCTGGTATTTTAAGTGGATTGTTTCATGCTCCATTGACAGCAATCTTCTTAATCGCAGAGATTACTGGAGGTTACGGGTTAATGATACCACTTATGATTGTTGCCTCTATTAGTTTTGCCATTTCTAAAGCTTTTGAAAAACACTCATTGGACGTTAAGGGATTAGCAAAAAAAGGACATGTTTTTACCAGTAATAAAGATTCTAACGTACTTTCAACTTTAGATACAAATTCTATTATCCAAACCGATTATCTAACTGTTTTTCCAGATGAAAATTTAGAACGATTAGTAGATCTAATTTCCCATTCTAATCAAGTTATTTTTGCTGTGATAAACGAAGAAAATAAACTCTTGGGAATAGTACATTTTAATGATATCAGAGAAATTATTTTTAATCAGTATCGAGTAAAATACACTTTGATAAAGGAAATAATGAAAACACCAATTGACGTTATATATCCTGCTGATAGCATGGAAACGGTAATGGATAAATTTGAAGCCACAAAAGTAGCTTTTTTACCAGTACTTAAAAACGGCATCTACTATGGTTTTATCTCAAAATCTGTAGCCTTAGAAACTTACAGAACCAAACTAAAATCAATGATAATAGAATAA
- the uvrA gene encoding excinuclease ABC subunit UvrA: MLDTENTIEVQGARVHNLKNIDVSIPREKLVVITGLSGSGKSSLAFDTIYAEGQRRYVETFSAYARQFLGGLERPDVDKIDGLSPVIAIEQKTTSKSPRSTVGTITEIYDFLRLLYARGADAYSYNTGEKMVSYSDEQIKELIIQDFTGKRINILAPIIRARKGHYAELFQQITKQGFLKVRVNGDIQDLVSGMKLDRYKTHDIEIVVDRMVIEDTPDNEKRLSESINTAMHHGENVLMVLDQDTNEVRYFSRNLMCPSTGISYQNPEPNLFSFNSPKGACDHCNGLGTVNQINVEKIIPNPKITIKAGGFAPLGEYKSSWIFKQLEIIGEKYGFKLTDPVENIPEEAMEMILNGGKEKFTINSKDLGVAREYKIDFEGIAHFIKNQHDESGSSSIKRWAAAFMDEVKCSVCEGSRLKKEANYFKINEKSISELCDMDISDLTAWFLDLDHHLSDKQKRIATEVIKEIKDRLDFLMNVGLDYLALSRSSKSLSGGEAQRIRLATQIGSQLVGVLYILDEPSIGLHQRDNDKLIHSLEQLRDIGNSVIVVEHDKDMIERADYVIDIGPKAGKYGGEIISIGTPGETLASNTITAQYLNGKMKLEIPKKRREGNGKFLKLTGATGNNLKNVSIELPLGKMICITGVSGSGKSTLINETLYPILNAHYFNGVKIPKPYKKIEGLEHIDKVIDIDQSPIGRTPRSNPATYTEVFTEIRNLFTMTSESMIRGYKAGRFSFNVKGGRCETCEGSGVRTIEMNFLPDVYVECETCQGKRFNRETLEIRYKGKSISDVLDMTVDEAVPFFENIPKIYRKVKTIQDVGLGYITLGQQSTTLSGGEAQRIKLAGELSKKDTGNTFYILDEPTTGLHFEDIRVLMDVINKLVDKGNTILIIEHNMDVIKLADYIIDIGPEGGKGGGQLVAKGTPEEIAKNKKSHTAQFLKKELL; the protein is encoded by the coding sequence ATGCTAGATACAGAAAATACGATTGAAGTACAAGGTGCACGCGTTCACAATCTTAAAAATATAGATGTTTCCATTCCTAGAGAAAAACTAGTAGTCATTACTGGTCTTTCCGGATCAGGAAAATCGTCATTAGCCTTCGACACTATTTATGCCGAAGGACAACGCCGCTATGTAGAAACTTTCTCGGCTTATGCAAGGCAGTTTTTGGGCGGATTAGAACGTCCCGATGTCGATAAAATTGATGGGCTTTCTCCCGTTATTGCTATCGAACAAAAAACAACCAGTAAAAGTCCACGCTCTACCGTGGGAACCATTACAGAAATTTATGATTTCTTACGTTTGCTGTATGCCCGTGGTGCTGATGCCTATAGTTACAACACAGGCGAGAAAATGGTTTCTTATTCGGATGAGCAAATCAAAGAATTAATTATTCAGGATTTTACCGGAAAACGAATCAATATTCTTGCACCGATTATTCGAGCCAGAAAAGGGCATTACGCAGAGCTTTTTCAGCAAATTACCAAGCAAGGATTCCTAAAAGTTCGTGTGAATGGTGATATTCAAGATTTAGTTTCAGGTATGAAATTAGATCGTTACAAAACCCATGACATTGAGATTGTTGTTGACAGAATGGTTATTGAAGATACACCAGATAACGAAAAACGTTTATCCGAAAGTATTAACACCGCCATGCATCACGGCGAAAATGTACTGATGGTTCTAGATCAGGATACGAATGAAGTACGCTACTTCAGTCGTAATTTAATGTGTCCTTCTACAGGAATATCATATCAAAATCCGGAACCAAATTTATTTTCTTTCAACTCACCAAAAGGAGCTTGTGATCATTGCAACGGCTTAGGAACTGTTAACCAAATAAATGTTGAAAAAATCATCCCAAACCCTAAAATAACAATTAAAGCAGGTGGTTTTGCACCTTTGGGCGAATACAAATCATCTTGGATTTTCAAACAATTGGAAATTATAGGTGAAAAATATGGTTTTAAATTGACTGATCCTGTTGAAAACATTCCAGAGGAAGCAATGGAAATGATTTTGAACGGTGGAAAAGAAAAATTCACCATTAATTCCAAAGATCTTGGAGTTGCCAGAGAATATAAGATTGATTTTGAAGGAATCGCCCATTTTATAAAAAACCAACACGACGAGAGTGGTTCATCATCAATAAAACGTTGGGCTGCCGCTTTTATGGACGAAGTAAAATGTTCTGTTTGCGAAGGCTCCCGTTTGAAAAAAGAAGCTAATTATTTTAAAATCAACGAAAAAAGCATATCTGAGTTATGTGATATGGATATTTCGGATTTGACAGCTTGGTTTTTGGACTTAGATCATCATTTATCAGACAAACAAAAACGAATTGCAACCGAAGTAATTAAGGAAATCAAAGATAGATTGGATTTCTTGATGAATGTAGGTTTAGATTATTTAGCTTTAAGCCGAAGCTCAAAATCCCTTTCAGGTGGTGAGGCACAACGTATTCGACTAGCAACCCAAATTGGGTCACAACTGGTTGGTGTTTTGTATATTCTGGATGAACCAAGCATTGGTTTGCACCAAAGAGACAATGACAAGCTGATTCATTCCCTTGAGCAATTACGAGACATAGGTAACTCTGTAATCGTAGTTGAGCATGACAAAGACATGATTGAACGAGCCGATTATGTAATCGATATTGGACCTAAAGCCGGTAAATACGGTGGTGAAATAATCAGTATTGGAACTCCTGGAGAAACTTTGGCATCGAATACCATTACAGCTCAGTATCTGAATGGAAAAATGAAATTGGAAATTCCCAAAAAACGTCGTGAAGGAAACGGGAAATTCCTAAAATTAACCGGAGCTACTGGTAATAACCTGAAAAATGTTTCGATTGAATTGCCTTTGGGAAAAATGATTTGCATCACAGGAGTTTCCGGAAGCGGGAAATCGACATTGATTAATGAAACCCTCTACCCTATTTTGAATGCACACTATTTTAATGGTGTTAAAATTCCAAAACCGTATAAAAAGATTGAAGGTTTAGAGCATATAGACAAAGTAATTGATATTGACCAAAGCCCGATTGGACGAACACCGCGATCTAATCCTGCGACTTATACAGAGGTTTTTACCGAAATCCGAAACTTGTTTACAATGACTTCTGAAAGTATGATTCGAGGCTATAAAGCGGGACGTTTTAGTTTTAATGTCAAAGGTGGTCGTTGTGAAACCTGTGAAGGTTCCGGAGTACGTACGATAGAAATGAACTTCTTACCCGATGTGTATGTAGAATGTGAGACTTGCCAAGGAAAACGTTTTAACAGAGAAACATTAGAGATTAGGTATAAAGGAAAATCTATTTCGGATGTATTGGATATGACAGTAGACGAAGCGGTTCCTTTCTTTGAAAACATACCAAAAATCTATAGAAAAGTAAAAACAATTCAGGATGTTGGCTTGGGCTACATCACTCTTGGTCAACAAAGCACAACGCTTTCTGGAGGTGAGGCACAACGTATCAAACTAGCTGGTGAACTCTCTAAAAAAGATACCGGAAATACGTTCTATATTCTTGACGAACCTACAACAGGTTTGCATTTTGAAGACATCAGGGTATTGATGGATGTAATCAATAAATTGGTAGACAAAGGAAATACCATTTTGATTATTGAACACAATATGGATGTAATCAAACTGGCCGATTATATTATAGATATTGGCCCAGAAGGTGGAAAAGGTGGCGGACAACTTGTAGCAAAAGGTACACCGGAAGAAATTGCTAAAAATAAAAAAAGCCATACGGCACAGTTTTTGAAAAAAGAATTACTTTAG
- a CDS encoding TIGR00730 family Rossman fold protein, which translates to MRLEDFDNDEDKVIQDKLKQKTWNDIKTNDSWAIFKIMSEFVNGYDTMSRIGPCVTIFGSARIKPEDKYYLLAEKIAYKISKAGYGVITGGGPGIMEAGNKGAHLGGGTSVGLNIELPFEQHFNPYIDRDKNLNFDYFFVRKVMFVKYSQGFVVMPGGFGTMDELFEAITLIQTKKIGKFPIILVGTTFWSGLIDWIKAVLVEREHTVSPEDLNLFKLVDTEDEVVTVLDNFYKKYDLSPNF; encoded by the coding sequence ATGAGATTAGAAGATTTTGACAATGACGAGGATAAAGTTATCCAAGACAAACTGAAACAAAAAACTTGGAATGATATTAAAACCAACGACAGTTGGGCTATTTTCAAAATCATGTCCGAATTTGTAAATGGATATGATACAATGAGTCGTATTGGTCCTTGTGTGACTATTTTTGGTTCAGCAAGGATAAAACCAGAAGATAAGTACTATCTGCTTGCTGAGAAAATTGCTTATAAAATAAGTAAAGCCGGCTACGGAGTGATTACTGGTGGTGGTCCCGGAATTATGGAAGCAGGAAACAAAGGTGCGCATTTAGGTGGTGGAACTTCTGTGGGATTAAATATAGAATTGCCTTTTGAGCAACATTTTAACCCATATATTGACAGAGACAAAAACTTAAATTTTGATTATTTCTTTGTTCGAAAAGTAATGTTTGTGAAATACTCACAAGGTTTCGTGGTTATGCCAGGTGGTTTTGGAACTATGGATGAATTATTTGAAGCTATAACCTTAATTCAAACCAAAAAAATTGGAAAATTCCCTATCATACTAGTAGGAACCACTTTTTGGTCTGGATTGATTGATTGGATAAAAGCAGTATTAGTAGAAAGAGAACATACGGTAAGTCCTGAAGATTTGAATTTATTCAAACTGGTTGATACCGAAGATGAAGTAGTTACAGTCTTGGATAATTTCTATAAAAAATACGATTTGAGTCCTAATTTCTAA